A stretch of the Macaca mulatta isolate MMU2019108-1 chromosome 16, T2T-MMU8v2.0, whole genome shotgun sequence genome encodes the following:
- the LOC114673147 gene encoding cytochrome c oxidase subunit 7C, mitochondrial-like, producing MLGQSIRRFTTSVVRRSHSEEGPGKNLPFSVETKWALLAKMWLYFGSAFATPFF from the coding sequence ATGTTGGGCCAGAGCATCCGGAGGTTCACAACCTCTGTGGTCCGTAGGAGCCACTCTGAGGAGGGTCCTGGGAAGAATTTGCCATTTTCAGTGGAAACCAAGTGGGCGTTACTAGCTAAGATGTGGTTGTACTTTGGATCAGCATTTGCTACACCCTTCTTCTAG